GCGCACTGTTCATGGTCCATGTCCGGCACATAGTAGACCACGCAGTTGACGCTGTAGCGGCCGCCCAGGGTCCCGGCCCCGAAGATTTCCTCGGCCCGGCCGGTCAGGGCCTGAAAAAATTGCTCCTCGCGCATCCGGTCCACGGCCGAGCGTTCGGCATGCGGCGTCTCCAGACGCATGAGCGCCATGCAGAAGGTCTTGGCCCGGCCCCTGACGCTCTGCCACGCCTGCAGAAAACCCCGGTACGGGTACAGGCCCGTGAGCAGATCCTTATGGGGCGTCTCGTCTTCGGGCGCTACGGGAAGCTGTTCCGTAAGCCCCGCGTGTTCCTCCAGAAGGACCAGCCGGTCTCCCTTTTCGACGGGCCACGCAGAGTCGGTCTGAGCGAGAATCTCGGCGATGGACCAGTTGTCCCGGACATCCACCAGAGACACTTCGGCCTTGTATGCGGCCGGGTAACGGTCTGTGAGCGTAGCCGGGGTTTTCGGATCGGTTTCCGGCCCGCCGACGGCCTGGGGCTGGATCAGAAACCGCTGTCCCTCGCTCGCGTCCACGCTCCGGCCGAGACTGACCACCAGCCGGTTCATGGGCATGACATCGAGAACCGCGCCGTTCTGGGAAAGGATCTGGCGGAAGGAACAGATTTGCCCCCGGCCTCCGGCCTGGGCCGAGACCAGAGCTGTTTCGGCCTTTTCCAGCACGATGCGGGCCTGTTCCTCGGCGGCCCTGCGAAACTGCGTTCCCTGGAAATCCTGGGGATAGTTGGTGAAGCCGATGCAGGCCGAGAGATTGACGTCCTCGCGCAGCGGCTCGAACCGGGCCGTGATGCGCCTCAGTTCCGCGCCGGCCGTATGCGCCAGCTCGCCCATTCTGGTCCGGGAGGCCTGGGGCCAGAGCACGCCGAAGGTATCGCCATCCAGACGGCAGAGAACGGCCTGGCTGGGACAGACCTGGCGCAGGCGATCGGCCGCGCGCACCAGCAGATCGTCTCCGAAAAGGTGTCCGTAGTGTTCGTTGATGCGCCGGAAATGATCCAGATCGGCGACCAGCAGGCCGAAGCAGGCGCTGTGGGTGTGCAGGGTATCGTCGGCCACGGCTCCGGGGCCGGGCATGGCCGAACCCAGAATGCCCGAAATCTCCCGGACCAGGGCCTGATGCAGGCTGGCCTTGTTGTACAGGCCGGTCAGGGGGTCGGTCACGGCCTGTTTGCGCAGCAGGATCTGCTCCAGGCACAGTCCCGCCATGACAGGCAGATAGGGCAGGGCCGGCAGGATTTCGTCCGGACTTACGCCTCTGGCCGCGAAAATGGCCAGCAAAATCCCTCCGTGGGCCAGCGGCAGCATGAGCCGGTCTTCTTCCAGTTCGGCCCGGCCATATGGATGTTCCGGGGACGGAGCCGCATTTTCCGGAGGAGCCGTCGGAAAAATGAGGCTGTAGGAGGAAAAGGACAGGAAGGTCTTCAGTGCCGATCTGAGAAAGGCTTCGTGTTCGATGATATCCTGCCGTCGCAGGCCGCCGTTTTCGGATGGAGTGTCGGTCATGGCATGTCCCTTGTTTCGGCAGGCATTTGCCCCAAGGTCCGGACCTTGTCCAGAATGCCCGGCCCGTCCCGGGCCGGACATGCGTCACGCCGCGGGGAGTTTGAATTTTGCCCGGAAGCGGACTAGACGGCGGCACAAAAGGAGCCATTATGAACGTGACTGTCATGCAGCTCGGGCCGCTCGAAACCAACTGCTACATCGTACATTCGGAGGCCAGGGCGCTGGTGATCGATCCCGGCGGGGAAGCGGAGAAAATCCTGGCCTTTCTGGACAAATCGG
Above is a window of Desulfomicrobium orale DSM 12838 DNA encoding:
- a CDS encoding GGDEF domain-containing protein — its product is MTDTPSENGGLRRQDIIEHEAFLRSALKTFLSFSSYSLIFPTAPPENAAPSPEHPYGRAELEEDRLMLPLAHGGILLAIFAARGVSPDEILPALPYLPVMAGLCLEQILLRKQAVTDPLTGLYNKASLHQALVREISGILGSAMPGPGAVADDTLHTHSACFGLLVADLDHFRRINEHYGHLFGDDLLVRAADRLRQVCPSQAVLCRLDGDTFGVLWPQASRTRMGELAHTAGAELRRITARFEPLREDVNLSACIGFTNYPQDFQGTQFRRAAEEQARIVLEKAETALVSAQAGGRGQICSFRQILSQNGAVLDVMPMNRLVVSLGRSVDASEGQRFLIQPQAVGGPETDPKTPATLTDRYPAAYKAEVSLVDVRDNWSIAEILAQTDSAWPVEKGDRLVLLEEHAGLTEQLPVAPEDETPHKDLLTGLYPYRGFLQAWQSVRGRAKTFCMALMRLETPHAERSAVDRMREEQFFQALTGRAEEIFGAGTLGGRYSVNCVVYYVPDMDHEQCARAVHELFQDERFDELDTTVGIAGFPFLDATRSEILENVRKALDHAAMLHGDRIACFDSVSLNISADRLFAQGEIYDAIAEYKKALAVDENNFLARNSLGICYARLNKYATARSTFQALTERWPDRHMALYNFGYVCLKDGDSEAARKAFEQVLAIAPEHVYAQIRLGLIDEEAGNPDAARERYQRIQAMPDGERLACRCLARLAFRRGDRETAREYLHQAVTSAPQDAQSYHLLARIYLDQGDDPEIAESLARQSVQLRPEVPVFWEVLAAALEQQGKTAEAQQTRISAAGRNSRV